In Trifolium pratense cultivar HEN17-A07 linkage group LG7, ARS_RC_1.1, whole genome shotgun sequence, a genomic segment contains:
- the LOC123893869 gene encoding protein FORGETTER 1-like isoform X3, with product MKRPANKKTVFPAHSSSTFPYQQRLFNSQLPPPPPPSVLRARAAVLRLQQKLFPRRQQHRKDATNLPSHPNRQMPGVLSTNPYDDRPRCPCCMALINILPNNVSNRCPNCCFVQLDVNDHSEEEVNELVKEVEQDEADGGMPGETFTDYRPSKLSIGPPHPDPIVETSSLSAVQPPEPTYVPKIKDELEYFKTLSCLQIETVVYASQRHLQHIPDGTRAGFFIGDGAGVGKGRTVAGLIWENWNNGRKKALWISIGSDLKFDARRDLDDMGASCIDVHALNKLPYTKLDSETVGVRDGVIFSTYSSLIASSSKGRSRMQQLVQWCGPGFDGLIIFDECHKAKNLVPEKNMKPTKTGKAVLDIQDQLPEARVIYCSATGASEPRNMAYMVRLGLWGDGTDFRDFNDFLGALDKGGVGALELVALDMKARGMYLCRTLSYKGAEFEIIEATLDDKMTDVYKKATEVWVDLRKKLKSAIDLLPEKPNTRVLWRLYWATHQRFFRHLCMSAKVPAVVRLVKQAVMEDKCVVIGLQCTGEARTEDAVSKYGSELDDFICGPRELMLKFVEDYFPDDYSFPKKPEVLQVDDGVKRPRRKRHLAGPDVSAKSRVRKVAKLEPPSDAESDEAYEIARDSDYGPEGDESAADSDYEAFQKCEICSTQEENLLQCSFCGKYAHQTCVVPPIRDFILEEWACNLCKDKTVNYPPPGTNKIKLPKSYDTAIESKKQILETIRALDLPNNPLDDIIDQLGGHDIVAEITGRKGMLVRDPSGMGVVYQTRNTKDVTADMVNMHEKMLFMEGKKLVAIISEAGSAGVSLQADKRVRNQKRRVHITLELPWSADRAIQQFGRTHRSNQISAPEYRLLFSNLGGERRFASSVAKRLESLGALTQGDRRAGPSLSAYNYENDYGKRALENLYKGIMEQDPDFSKQATSALDSVGISMDANHGDDEDSGWYASSKKKKANNDVRRFLNRILGIVPEIQNRLFELFVNNLDLLVQKARIEGSLDRGIVHLKANVIELQGTPKTVYVDQMCGASTVLFTFIFDRGVSWELANTMLKEKQKAEFGSSGDGFYKSNSEFMGKRHVILAFESSASAMYKIVRPTTGESPRDMHLAELTKKYSKVSSLEAAQISWEHEYEVSSKQNGKSCSVGSRLQEVNVLGGVILPLWGKTQTVLSKQVRLIHRRLRIVCVETTSDNRRIVGLLVPNAAVTAVLEGLSTHSVGLTQVTSSAGLSTPSVGLTQVIELDD from the exons atgaaaagacCCGCCAACAAAAAAACCGTTTTTCCCGCTCACTCTTCTTCTACTTTTCCATATCAACAACGTCTCTTTAACTCACAACTgccaccaccacctcctcctTCCGTTCTCAGGGCGCGTGCCGCCGTTTTGCGCCTCCAACAAAAGCTCTTCCCACGGCGGCAACAGCATAGAAAAGATGCGACGAATTTACCTAGTCATCCTAACCGTCAAATGCCAGGCGTCTTATCCACCAATCCGTACGATGATCGCCCTCGGTGTCCGTGTTGTATGGCTCTTATTAACATACTACCGAATAATGTCTCCAACCGTTGTCCTAACTGCTGTTTCGTTCAGCTTGATGTCAATGATCATAGTGAAGAAGAAGTTAacgag CTGGTTAAAGAAGTAGAGCAAGATGAAGCTGATGGTGGTATGCCTGGAGAAACATTTACAGATTAT CGACCATCAAAGCTATCTATCGGACCTCCACATCCAGATCCGATTGTGGAAACGTCTTCCTTGTCTGCTGTGCAGCCACCCGAGCCTACTTATGTTCCAAAGATTAAGGATGAGTTGGAATATTTCAAGACTTTGTCATGCTTACAGATTGAGACTGTGGTTTATGCTAGTCAG AGACATCTTCAACACATTCCCGATGGTACTAGGGCTGGATTCTTTATTGGGGATGGAGCGGGTGTTGGTAAAGGTCGAACAGTTGCTGGGCTAATTTGGGAGAACTGGAACAATGGGAGGAAGAAAGCCTT GTGGATTTCTATTGGTTCAGACTTGAAGTTTGATGCCAGAAGAGATTTGGATGATATGGGTGCAAGTTGCATTGATG TGCATGCTTTGAACAAACTGCCTTATACTAAGCTTGACTCGGAGACTGTTGGAGTTAGGGACGGAGTTATTTTCTCGACATACAGTAGCCTCATAGCATCATCTAGCAAAGGTCGTTCCCGTATGCAACAGCTTGTGCAGTGGTGTGGACCTGGGTTTGATGGTCTTATAATTTTTGATGAG TgtcataaagcaaaaaatctgGTTCCCGAAAAGAATATGAAACCAACAAAAACTGGTAAAGCTGTACTTGATATCCAG GATCAACTACCTGAAGCTCGTGTCATTTATTGCTCAGCTACTGGTGCATCTGAACCTCGCAATATGGCTTATATGGTTCGACTTGGCCTTTGGGGAGATGGGACTGATTTCCGTGATTTTAATGATTTTCTAG GTGCTCTTGACAAAGGGGGTGTTGGAGCTCTAGAGCTAGTTGCATTGGACATGAAAGCAAG ggGCATGTATTTATGTCGTACGCTTAGCTACAAGGGTGCTGAGTTTGAAATTATTGAAGCAACATTAGACGATAAAATGACG GATGTGTATAAAAAGGCTACAGAAGTTTGGGTGGATTTGCGTAAGAAATTGAAGTCTGCCATTGACCTCCTACCTGAAAAACCTAATACTAGAGTACTATGGAGATTATACTGGGCAACGCACCAG CGCTTCTTTAGACACTTGTGTATGTCTGCTAAAGTCCCTGCTGTAGTGAGACTGGTGAAACAAGCAGTAATGGAAGACAAGTGTGTAGTCATAGGTCTGCAGTGTACCGGGGAAGCAAGGACGGAGGATGCTGTTTCAAAATAC GGCTCTGAACTTGATGACTTTATTTGTGGACCTCGTGAGTTGATGCTAAAATTTGTTGAAGATTATTTTCCAGATGATTACTCATTTCCGAAAAAGCCTGAAGTTCTCCAAG TAGATGATGGTGTAAAGAGGCCTCGAAGGAAGAGGCACTTGGCAGGTCCTGACGTTTCAGCAAAATCTAGAGTCAGAAAAGTAGCTAAGTTGGAGCCTCCAAGTGATGCTGAGAGTGATGAAGCATATGAAA TTGCCCGTGATTCTGATTACGGACCAGAAGGGGATGAAAGTG CTGCCGACTCTGATTATGAAGCATTTCAGAAATGTGAAATTTGCAGTACTCAAGAG GAAAACTTGTTGCAGTGTTCCTTCTGTGGAAAATACGCTCATCAGACATGCGTGGTGCCCCCAATTCGCGATTTTATTCTTGAGGAATGGGCATGTAATTTGTGCAAGGATAAAACTGTCAATTATCCCCCTCCTggaacaaacaaaattaaactcCCGAAGAG TTACGACACAGCCATCGAGAGCAAGAAACAAATATTAGAGACAATTCGTGCTTTGGATCTTCCAAACAATCCCTTGGATGATATTATTGACcag TTAGGAGGCCATGACATAGTTGCAGAAATTACAGGAAGGAAAGGAATGCTTGTGAGAGACCCTAGCGGAATGGGTGTGGTTTATCAGACTCGAAATAC AAAAGATGTCACTGCGGACATGGTCAACATGCATGAAAAAATGCTCTTCATGGAAGGTAAGAAGTTGGTGGCTATCATCTCTGAAGCTGGATCAGCTGGCGTCTCGTTGCAGGCAGACAAAAGAGTGAGAAATCAG AAAAGAAGGGTTCATATAACTCTCGAACTTCCATGGAGTGCCGACCGAGCAATTCAGCAGTTTGGAAGAACTCATAGATCAAATCAAATCTCAGCACCAGAATACAG ATTACTATTCTCAAACCTTGGTGGAGAACGCCGATTTGCATCATCTGTAGCTAAGAGATTAGAATCCCTTGGGGCTTTGACTCAGGGGGATCGCAG GGCTGGACCTTCATTAAGTGCATATAATTATGAGAATGATTATGGGAAGAGGGCTCTGGAGAATTTGTACAAAGGAATAATGGAGCAG GATCCTGATTTTAGTAAGCAGGCAACATCTGCTCTTGATTCTGTCGGAATTTCTATGGACGCCAATCATG gagatgatgaagaTTCTGGATGGTAtgcctcttcaaaaaaaaagaaagctaACAATGATGTTAGACGATTTCTCAACCGGATTTTGGGAATAGTTCCTGAGATTCAGAATAG GCTATTTGAGTTATTTGTGAATAACTTGGATCTTCTTGTTCAAAAAGCTCGCATTGAAGGTAGCCTTGACAGAGGCATTGTTCACTTGAAAGCTAATGTCATTGAACTGCAAGGGACTCCAAAG acagtctatGTTGATCAAATGTGTGGGGCTTCAACTGTTTTGTTCACATTCATCTTTGATCGTGGGGTTTCATGGGAG TTGGCGAATACCATGCTGAAAGAGAAACAGAAAGCTGAGTTTGGTTCATCTGGAGATGGCTTCTACAAGTCCAACAGTGAGTTTATGGGAAAACGCCATGTTATTTTAGCATTTGAAAG TTCTGCTTCAGCTATGTATAAGATAGTTCGTCCCACCACCGGAGAATCACCTCG GGATATGCATCTGGCAGAATTAACTAAGAAATATTCAAAAGTTTCATCTTTAGAAGCAGCCCAAATAAGTTGGGAACACGAGTATGAAGTTTCATCTAAACAG AATGGTAAATCATGTTCAGTTGGCTCAAGACTACAAGAAGTAAATGTCTTAGGTGGTGTCATTCTTCCTCTTTGGGGAAAAACACAAACCGTTCTTTCTAAGCAG gTCAGACTAATTCATAGGAGGTTACGCATTGTTTGCGTTGAAACTACATCAGATAACAGACGTATAGTTGGGCTTCTTGTACCTAATGCAGCCGTTACAGCTGTGCTTGAag GTTTAAGTACACATTCTGTAGGTTTAACACAGGTGACATCTTCTGCAGGTTTAAGTACACCTTCTGTAGGTTTAACACAGGTTATAGAATTGGATGATTGA
- the LOC123893869 gene encoding protein FORGETTER 1-like isoform X4: MKRPANKKTVFPAHSSSTFPYQQRLFNSQLPPPPPPSVLRARAAVLRLQQKLFPRRQQHRKDATNLPSHPNRQMPGVLSTNPYDDRPRCPCCMALINILPNNVSNRCPNCCFVQLDVNDHSEEEVNELVKEVEQDEADGGMPGETFTDYRPSKLSIGPPHPDPIVETSSLSAVQPPEPTYVPKIKDELEYFKTLSCLQIETVVYASQRHLQHIPDGTRAGFFIGDGAGVGKGRTVAGLIWENWNNGRKKALWISIGSDLKFDARRDLDDMGASCIDVHALNKLPYTKLDSETVGVRDGVIFSTYSSLIASSSKGRSRMQQLVQWCGPGFDGLIIFDECHKAKNLVPEKNMKPTKTGKAVLDIQDQLPEARVIYCSATGASEPRNMAYMVRLGLWGDGTDFRDFNDFLGALDKGGVGALELVALDMKARGMYLCRTLSYKGAEFEIIEATLDDKMTDVYKKATEVWVDLRKKLKSAIDLLPEKPNTRVLWRLYWATHQRFFRHLCMSAKVPAVVRLVKQAVMEDKCVVIGLQCTGEARTEDAVSKYGSELDDFICGPRELMLKFVEDYFPDDYSFPKKPEVLQDDGVKRPRRKRHLAGPDVSAKSRVRKVAKLEPPSDAESDEAYEIARDSDYGPEGDESAADSDYEAFQKCEICSTQEENLLQCSFCGKYAHQTCVVPPIRDFILEEWACNLCKDKTVNYPPPGTNKIKLPKSYDTAIESKKQILETIRALDLPNNPLDDIIDQLGGHDIVAEITGRKGMLVRDPSGMGVVYQTRNTKDVTADMVNMHEKMLFMEGKKLVAIISEAGSAGVSLQADKRVRNQKRRVHITLELPWSADRAIQQFGRTHRSNQISAPEYRLLFSNLGGERRFASSVAKRLESLGALTQGDRRAGPSLSAYNYENDYGKRALENLYKGIMEQDPDFSKQATSALDSVGISMDANHGDDEDSGWYASSKKKKANNDVRRFLNRILGIVPEIQNRLFELFVNNLDLLVQKARIEGSLDRGIVHLKANVIELQGTPKTVYVDQMCGASTVLFTFIFDRGVSWELANTMLKEKQKAEFGSSGDGFYKSNSEFMGKRHVILAFESSASAMYKIVRPTTGESPRDMHLAELTKKYSKVSSLEAAQISWEHEYEVSSKQNGKSCSVGSRLQEVNVLGGVILPLWGKTQTVLSKQVRLIHRRLRIVCVETTSDNRRIVGLLVPNAAVTAVLEGLSTHSVGLTQVTSSAGLSTPSVGLTQVIELDD, encoded by the exons atgaaaagacCCGCCAACAAAAAAACCGTTTTTCCCGCTCACTCTTCTTCTACTTTTCCATATCAACAACGTCTCTTTAACTCACAACTgccaccaccacctcctcctTCCGTTCTCAGGGCGCGTGCCGCCGTTTTGCGCCTCCAACAAAAGCTCTTCCCACGGCGGCAACAGCATAGAAAAGATGCGACGAATTTACCTAGTCATCCTAACCGTCAAATGCCAGGCGTCTTATCCACCAATCCGTACGATGATCGCCCTCGGTGTCCGTGTTGTATGGCTCTTATTAACATACTACCGAATAATGTCTCCAACCGTTGTCCTAACTGCTGTTTCGTTCAGCTTGATGTCAATGATCATAGTGAAGAAGAAGTTAacgag CTGGTTAAAGAAGTAGAGCAAGATGAAGCTGATGGTGGTATGCCTGGAGAAACATTTACAGATTAT CGACCATCAAAGCTATCTATCGGACCTCCACATCCAGATCCGATTGTGGAAACGTCTTCCTTGTCTGCTGTGCAGCCACCCGAGCCTACTTATGTTCCAAAGATTAAGGATGAGTTGGAATATTTCAAGACTTTGTCATGCTTACAGATTGAGACTGTGGTTTATGCTAGTCAG AGACATCTTCAACACATTCCCGATGGTACTAGGGCTGGATTCTTTATTGGGGATGGAGCGGGTGTTGGTAAAGGTCGAACAGTTGCTGGGCTAATTTGGGAGAACTGGAACAATGGGAGGAAGAAAGCCTT GTGGATTTCTATTGGTTCAGACTTGAAGTTTGATGCCAGAAGAGATTTGGATGATATGGGTGCAAGTTGCATTGATG TGCATGCTTTGAACAAACTGCCTTATACTAAGCTTGACTCGGAGACTGTTGGAGTTAGGGACGGAGTTATTTTCTCGACATACAGTAGCCTCATAGCATCATCTAGCAAAGGTCGTTCCCGTATGCAACAGCTTGTGCAGTGGTGTGGACCTGGGTTTGATGGTCTTATAATTTTTGATGAG TgtcataaagcaaaaaatctgGTTCCCGAAAAGAATATGAAACCAACAAAAACTGGTAAAGCTGTACTTGATATCCAG GATCAACTACCTGAAGCTCGTGTCATTTATTGCTCAGCTACTGGTGCATCTGAACCTCGCAATATGGCTTATATGGTTCGACTTGGCCTTTGGGGAGATGGGACTGATTTCCGTGATTTTAATGATTTTCTAG GTGCTCTTGACAAAGGGGGTGTTGGAGCTCTAGAGCTAGTTGCATTGGACATGAAAGCAAG ggGCATGTATTTATGTCGTACGCTTAGCTACAAGGGTGCTGAGTTTGAAATTATTGAAGCAACATTAGACGATAAAATGACG GATGTGTATAAAAAGGCTACAGAAGTTTGGGTGGATTTGCGTAAGAAATTGAAGTCTGCCATTGACCTCCTACCTGAAAAACCTAATACTAGAGTACTATGGAGATTATACTGGGCAACGCACCAG CGCTTCTTTAGACACTTGTGTATGTCTGCTAAAGTCCCTGCTGTAGTGAGACTGGTGAAACAAGCAGTAATGGAAGACAAGTGTGTAGTCATAGGTCTGCAGTGTACCGGGGAAGCAAGGACGGAGGATGCTGTTTCAAAATAC GGCTCTGAACTTGATGACTTTATTTGTGGACCTCGTGAGTTGATGCTAAAATTTGTTGAAGATTATTTTCCAGATGATTACTCATTTCCGAAAAAGCCTGAAGTTCTCCAAG ATGATGGTGTAAAGAGGCCTCGAAGGAAGAGGCACTTGGCAGGTCCTGACGTTTCAGCAAAATCTAGAGTCAGAAAAGTAGCTAAGTTGGAGCCTCCAAGTGATGCTGAGAGTGATGAAGCATATGAAA TTGCCCGTGATTCTGATTACGGACCAGAAGGGGATGAAAGTG CTGCCGACTCTGATTATGAAGCATTTCAGAAATGTGAAATTTGCAGTACTCAAGAG GAAAACTTGTTGCAGTGTTCCTTCTGTGGAAAATACGCTCATCAGACATGCGTGGTGCCCCCAATTCGCGATTTTATTCTTGAGGAATGGGCATGTAATTTGTGCAAGGATAAAACTGTCAATTATCCCCCTCCTggaacaaacaaaattaaactcCCGAAGAG TTACGACACAGCCATCGAGAGCAAGAAACAAATATTAGAGACAATTCGTGCTTTGGATCTTCCAAACAATCCCTTGGATGATATTATTGACcag TTAGGAGGCCATGACATAGTTGCAGAAATTACAGGAAGGAAAGGAATGCTTGTGAGAGACCCTAGCGGAATGGGTGTGGTTTATCAGACTCGAAATAC AAAAGATGTCACTGCGGACATGGTCAACATGCATGAAAAAATGCTCTTCATGGAAGGTAAGAAGTTGGTGGCTATCATCTCTGAAGCTGGATCAGCTGGCGTCTCGTTGCAGGCAGACAAAAGAGTGAGAAATCAG AAAAGAAGGGTTCATATAACTCTCGAACTTCCATGGAGTGCCGACCGAGCAATTCAGCAGTTTGGAAGAACTCATAGATCAAATCAAATCTCAGCACCAGAATACAG ATTACTATTCTCAAACCTTGGTGGAGAACGCCGATTTGCATCATCTGTAGCTAAGAGATTAGAATCCCTTGGGGCTTTGACTCAGGGGGATCGCAG GGCTGGACCTTCATTAAGTGCATATAATTATGAGAATGATTATGGGAAGAGGGCTCTGGAGAATTTGTACAAAGGAATAATGGAGCAG GATCCTGATTTTAGTAAGCAGGCAACATCTGCTCTTGATTCTGTCGGAATTTCTATGGACGCCAATCATG gagatgatgaagaTTCTGGATGGTAtgcctcttcaaaaaaaaagaaagctaACAATGATGTTAGACGATTTCTCAACCGGATTTTGGGAATAGTTCCTGAGATTCAGAATAG GCTATTTGAGTTATTTGTGAATAACTTGGATCTTCTTGTTCAAAAAGCTCGCATTGAAGGTAGCCTTGACAGAGGCATTGTTCACTTGAAAGCTAATGTCATTGAACTGCAAGGGACTCCAAAG acagtctatGTTGATCAAATGTGTGGGGCTTCAACTGTTTTGTTCACATTCATCTTTGATCGTGGGGTTTCATGGGAG TTGGCGAATACCATGCTGAAAGAGAAACAGAAAGCTGAGTTTGGTTCATCTGGAGATGGCTTCTACAAGTCCAACAGTGAGTTTATGGGAAAACGCCATGTTATTTTAGCATTTGAAAG TTCTGCTTCAGCTATGTATAAGATAGTTCGTCCCACCACCGGAGAATCACCTCG GGATATGCATCTGGCAGAATTAACTAAGAAATATTCAAAAGTTTCATCTTTAGAAGCAGCCCAAATAAGTTGGGAACACGAGTATGAAGTTTCATCTAAACAG AATGGTAAATCATGTTCAGTTGGCTCAAGACTACAAGAAGTAAATGTCTTAGGTGGTGTCATTCTTCCTCTTTGGGGAAAAACACAAACCGTTCTTTCTAAGCAG gTCAGACTAATTCATAGGAGGTTACGCATTGTTTGCGTTGAAACTACATCAGATAACAGACGTATAGTTGGGCTTCTTGTACCTAATGCAGCCGTTACAGCTGTGCTTGAag GTTTAAGTACACATTCTGTAGGTTTAACACAGGTGACATCTTCTGCAGGTTTAAGTACACCTTCTGTAGGTTTAACACAGGTTATAGAATTGGATGATTGA
- the LOC123893869 gene encoding protein FORGETTER 1-like isoform X5: MKRPANKKTVFPAHSSSTFPYQQRLFNSQLPPPPPPSVLRARAAVLRLQQKLFPRRQQHRKDATNLPSHPNRQMPGVLSTNPYDDRPRCPCCMALINILPNNVSNRCPNCCFVQLDVNDHSEEEVNELVKEVEQDEADGGMPGETFTDYRPSKLSIGPPHPDPIVETSSLSAVQPPEPTYVPKIKDELEYFKTLSCLQIETVVYASQRHLQHIPDGTRAGFFIGDGAGVGKGRTVAGLIWENWNNGRKKALWISIGSDLKFDARRDLDDMGASCIDVHALNKLPYTKLDSETVGVRDGVIFSTYSSLIASSSKGRSRMQQLVQWCGPGFDGLIIFDECHKAKNLVPEKNMKPTKTGKAVLDIQDQLPEARVIYCSATGASEPRNMAYMVRLGLWGDGTDFRDFNDFLGALDKGGVGALELVALDMKARGMYLCRTLSYKGAEFEIIEATLDDKMTDVYKKATEVWVDLRKKLKSAIDLLPEKPNTRVLWRLYWATHQRFFRHLCMSAKVPAVVRLVKQAVMEDKCVVIGLQCTGEARTEDAVSKYGSELDDFICGPRELMLKFVEDYFPDDYSFPKKPEVLQVDDGVKRPRRKRHLAGPDVSAKSRVRKVAKLEPPSDAESDEAYEIARDSDYGPEGDESAADSDYEAFQKCEICSTQEENLLQCSFCGKYAHQTCVVPPIRDFILEEWACNLCKDKTVNYPPPGTNKIKLPKSYDTAIESKKQILETIRALDLPNNPLDDIIDQLGGHDIVAEITGRKGMLVRDPSGMGVVYQTRNTKDVTADMVNMHEKMLFMEGKKLVAIISEAGSAGVSLQADKRVRNQKRRVHITLELPWSADRAIQQFGRTHRSNQISAPEYRLLFSNLGGERRFASSVAKRLESLGALTQGDRRAGPSLSAYNYENDYGKRALENLYKGIMEQDPDFSKQATSALDSVGISMDANHGDDEDSGWYASSKKKKANNDVRRFLNRILGIVPEIQNRLFELFVNNLDLLVQKARIEGSLDRGIVHLKANVIELQGTPKTVYVDQMCGASTVLFTFIFDRGVSWELANTMLKEKQKAEFGSSGDGFYKSNILLQLCIR; the protein is encoded by the exons atgaaaagacCCGCCAACAAAAAAACCGTTTTTCCCGCTCACTCTTCTTCTACTTTTCCATATCAACAACGTCTCTTTAACTCACAACTgccaccaccacctcctcctTCCGTTCTCAGGGCGCGTGCCGCCGTTTTGCGCCTCCAACAAAAGCTCTTCCCACGGCGGCAACAGCATAGAAAAGATGCGACGAATTTACCTAGTCATCCTAACCGTCAAATGCCAGGCGTCTTATCCACCAATCCGTACGATGATCGCCCTCGGTGTCCGTGTTGTATGGCTCTTATTAACATACTACCGAATAATGTCTCCAACCGTTGTCCTAACTGCTGTTTCGTTCAGCTTGATGTCAATGATCATAGTGAAGAAGAAGTTAacgag CTGGTTAAAGAAGTAGAGCAAGATGAAGCTGATGGTGGTATGCCTGGAGAAACATTTACAGATTAT CGACCATCAAAGCTATCTATCGGACCTCCACATCCAGATCCGATTGTGGAAACGTCTTCCTTGTCTGCTGTGCAGCCACCCGAGCCTACTTATGTTCCAAAGATTAAGGATGAGTTGGAATATTTCAAGACTTTGTCATGCTTACAGATTGAGACTGTGGTTTATGCTAGTCAG AGACATCTTCAACACATTCCCGATGGTACTAGGGCTGGATTCTTTATTGGGGATGGAGCGGGTGTTGGTAAAGGTCGAACAGTTGCTGGGCTAATTTGGGAGAACTGGAACAATGGGAGGAAGAAAGCCTT GTGGATTTCTATTGGTTCAGACTTGAAGTTTGATGCCAGAAGAGATTTGGATGATATGGGTGCAAGTTGCATTGATG TGCATGCTTTGAACAAACTGCCTTATACTAAGCTTGACTCGGAGACTGTTGGAGTTAGGGACGGAGTTATTTTCTCGACATACAGTAGCCTCATAGCATCATCTAGCAAAGGTCGTTCCCGTATGCAACAGCTTGTGCAGTGGTGTGGACCTGGGTTTGATGGTCTTATAATTTTTGATGAG TgtcataaagcaaaaaatctgGTTCCCGAAAAGAATATGAAACCAACAAAAACTGGTAAAGCTGTACTTGATATCCAG GATCAACTACCTGAAGCTCGTGTCATTTATTGCTCAGCTACTGGTGCATCTGAACCTCGCAATATGGCTTATATGGTTCGACTTGGCCTTTGGGGAGATGGGACTGATTTCCGTGATTTTAATGATTTTCTAG GTGCTCTTGACAAAGGGGGTGTTGGAGCTCTAGAGCTAGTTGCATTGGACATGAAAGCAAG ggGCATGTATTTATGTCGTACGCTTAGCTACAAGGGTGCTGAGTTTGAAATTATTGAAGCAACATTAGACGATAAAATGACG GATGTGTATAAAAAGGCTACAGAAGTTTGGGTGGATTTGCGTAAGAAATTGAAGTCTGCCATTGACCTCCTACCTGAAAAACCTAATACTAGAGTACTATGGAGATTATACTGGGCAACGCACCAG CGCTTCTTTAGACACTTGTGTATGTCTGCTAAAGTCCCTGCTGTAGTGAGACTGGTGAAACAAGCAGTAATGGAAGACAAGTGTGTAGTCATAGGTCTGCAGTGTACCGGGGAAGCAAGGACGGAGGATGCTGTTTCAAAATAC GGCTCTGAACTTGATGACTTTATTTGTGGACCTCGTGAGTTGATGCTAAAATTTGTTGAAGATTATTTTCCAGATGATTACTCATTTCCGAAAAAGCCTGAAGTTCTCCAAG TAGATGATGGTGTAAAGAGGCCTCGAAGGAAGAGGCACTTGGCAGGTCCTGACGTTTCAGCAAAATCTAGAGTCAGAAAAGTAGCTAAGTTGGAGCCTCCAAGTGATGCTGAGAGTGATGAAGCATATGAAA TTGCCCGTGATTCTGATTACGGACCAGAAGGGGATGAAAGTG CTGCCGACTCTGATTATGAAGCATTTCAGAAATGTGAAATTTGCAGTACTCAAGAG GAAAACTTGTTGCAGTGTTCCTTCTGTGGAAAATACGCTCATCAGACATGCGTGGTGCCCCCAATTCGCGATTTTATTCTTGAGGAATGGGCATGTAATTTGTGCAAGGATAAAACTGTCAATTATCCCCCTCCTggaacaaacaaaattaaactcCCGAAGAG TTACGACACAGCCATCGAGAGCAAGAAACAAATATTAGAGACAATTCGTGCTTTGGATCTTCCAAACAATCCCTTGGATGATATTATTGACcag TTAGGAGGCCATGACATAGTTGCAGAAATTACAGGAAGGAAAGGAATGCTTGTGAGAGACCCTAGCGGAATGGGTGTGGTTTATCAGACTCGAAATAC AAAAGATGTCACTGCGGACATGGTCAACATGCATGAAAAAATGCTCTTCATGGAAGGTAAGAAGTTGGTGGCTATCATCTCTGAAGCTGGATCAGCTGGCGTCTCGTTGCAGGCAGACAAAAGAGTGAGAAATCAG AAAAGAAGGGTTCATATAACTCTCGAACTTCCATGGAGTGCCGACCGAGCAATTCAGCAGTTTGGAAGAACTCATAGATCAAATCAAATCTCAGCACCAGAATACAG ATTACTATTCTCAAACCTTGGTGGAGAACGCCGATTTGCATCATCTGTAGCTAAGAGATTAGAATCCCTTGGGGCTTTGACTCAGGGGGATCGCAG GGCTGGACCTTCATTAAGTGCATATAATTATGAGAATGATTATGGGAAGAGGGCTCTGGAGAATTTGTACAAAGGAATAATGGAGCAG GATCCTGATTTTAGTAAGCAGGCAACATCTGCTCTTGATTCTGTCGGAATTTCTATGGACGCCAATCATG gagatgatgaagaTTCTGGATGGTAtgcctcttcaaaaaaaaagaaagctaACAATGATGTTAGACGATTTCTCAACCGGATTTTGGGAATAGTTCCTGAGATTCAGAATAG GCTATTTGAGTTATTTGTGAATAACTTGGATCTTCTTGTTCAAAAAGCTCGCATTGAAGGTAGCCTTGACAGAGGCATTGTTCACTTGAAAGCTAATGTCATTGAACTGCAAGGGACTCCAAAG acagtctatGTTGATCAAATGTGTGGGGCTTCAACTGTTTTGTTCACATTCATCTTTGATCGTGGGGTTTCATGGGAG TTGGCGAATACCATGCTGAAAGAGAAACAGAAAGCTGAGTTTGGTTCATCTGGAGATGGCTTCTACAAGTCCAACA TTCTGCTTCAGCTATGTATAAGATAG